The following coding sequences lie in one Haladaptatus sp. DJG-WS-42 genomic window:
- a CDS encoding Sjogren's syndrome/scleroderma autoantigen 1 family protein has protein sequence MSGFDKEAERQRLREQFKKDEANRKETERMSELLLKGATMTNKHCDTCGDPIFRYQGQEFCATCEGNKQDARDAQAQQAQQNQQTQQSQADQSTQPQPEAENGAHPVEQAAAEAKANELEAAQQAAESAMDDLGEQATEIARAPPQSTPQNSPATQTADLTQAQQSLVRTLTKLTEAAEQEDDVGRTKEYLEAAHEAADALAAVKKAGR, from the coding sequence ATGAGTGGGTTCGACAAAGAGGCAGAACGCCAACGCCTCCGCGAACAGTTCAAGAAGGACGAGGCGAACCGCAAAGAGACCGAACGCATGAGCGAGCTGTTGCTCAAGGGCGCGACGATGACCAACAAGCACTGTGACACCTGTGGCGACCCCATCTTCCGCTATCAGGGCCAAGAGTTCTGTGCCACCTGCGAAGGCAACAAACAGGACGCACGCGACGCACAGGCGCAGCAGGCACAACAAAACCAGCAGACACAACAATCGCAAGCCGACCAATCCACCCAACCACAACCTGAAGCCGAAAACGGCGCACACCCCGTCGAACAGGCGGCCGCCGAGGCGAAAGCAAATGAGCTCGAAGCGGCCCAGCAAGCCGCCGAATCCGCGATGGACGACCTCGGCGAGCAGGCGACCGAAATCGCCCGTGCGCCCCCGCAGTCAACACCACAGAATTCACCTGCCACGCAAACCGCAGACCTCACCCAGGCCCAACAATCGCTCGTCCGCACGCTCACGAAACTCACTGAAGCCGCAGAACAGGAAGACGATGTCGGGCGTACGAAAGAGTATCTCGAAGCCGCCCACGAAGCCGCAGATGCGCTCGCCGCCGTCAAAAAAGCGGGCCGCTAG
- the mdh gene encoding malate dehydrogenase, with product MAKVSIVGAAGTVGAAAGYNLALRDVVDELVFVDIPKMEDKTVGQAADTNHGIAYDSNTRVVQGDYAATEGSDVVVVTAGIPRKPGQTRIDLAGDNAPIMEDIGSSLAEYNDDFISVTTSNPVDLLNRHLYETGDRAREQVIGFGGRLDSARFRYVLSERFDVPVKNVEATILGEHGDAQVPVFSKVRINGADPEFSSDEKDEILADLKESAMNVIERKGATQWGPATGVAHMVEAILYDTGAVLPASVALDGEYGHDDVGLGVPVKLGSNGVEEIVDWDLNELEREQLGAAADKLSEQYQKIS from the coding sequence ATGGCGAAAGTTAGCATAGTCGGTGCTGCTGGCACGGTCGGCGCCGCCGCCGGGTACAACCTCGCGCTTCGTGACGTGGTAGACGAACTCGTCTTCGTGGACATCCCGAAGATGGAAGACAAGACGGTCGGGCAGGCGGCCGACACGAACCACGGCATCGCGTACGACTCGAACACGCGCGTCGTCCAGGGCGACTACGCGGCCACGGAAGGCTCCGACGTCGTCGTCGTTACGGCTGGCATCCCACGCAAACCGGGCCAGACCCGCATCGACCTCGCGGGCGACAACGCGCCCATCATGGAGGACATCGGCTCCTCGCTCGCCGAGTACAACGACGACTTCATCAGCGTCACCACGTCGAACCCGGTTGACCTGCTGAACCGCCACCTCTACGAGACCGGCGACCGCGCCCGCGAGCAAGTCATCGGCTTCGGTGGGCGCCTCGACTCCGCGCGCTTCCGCTACGTCCTCTCAGAGCGCTTCGACGTGCCCGTCAAAAACGTCGAAGCCACCATCCTCGGTGAGCACGGCGACGCACAGGTTCCGGTTTTCTCGAAAGTCCGCATCAACGGCGCAGACCCCGAGTTCTCGAGCGACGAGAAAGACGAGATTCTCGCAGACTTAAAAGAGTCCGCGATGAACGTCATCGAGCGCAAGGGCGCAACCCAGTGGGGTCCCGCAACGGGCGTTGCCCACATGGTCGAAGCCATCCTCTACGACACTGGCGCAGTGCTCCCCGCGAGCGTCGCCCTCGACGGCGAGTACGGCCACGACGACGTCGGCCTCGGCGTGCCGGTCAAACTCGGCTCGAACGGCGTCGAAGAAATCGTCGACTGGGACCTCAACGAGCTCGAACGCGAGCAGCTCGGTGCGGCCGCAGACAAGCTCTCTGAGCAGTACCAGAAAATCAGCTAA
- a CDS encoding ferredoxin → MKVEFDRDTCIGMFQCVAEWEEGFARDETAGKADLLEGEEEDEDIFVRDVPAGEEFDAKFAARVCPVDAIKIYDDDGEQLIP, encoded by the coding sequence ATGAAAGTCGAGTTCGACCGCGATACCTGCATTGGCATGTTCCAGTGCGTTGCCGAGTGGGAGGAAGGGTTCGCCCGCGACGAGACGGCGGGCAAAGCAGACCTGCTTGAGGGTGAGGAAGAAGATGAGGACATTTTTGTCCGCGACGTACCAGCAGGCGAAGAGTTCGATGCCAAGTTCGCCGCGCGCGTCTGTCCGGTTGACGCCATTAAAATTTACGACGACGATGGCGAACAGCTCATCCCCTGA